CTCGGCCTCGGCCAAGGTTCGCTCCGCGTCCTGCATCTTCTTGAGCTTCTCGGTGACCATCTCGACTCGGCCGTACACGAAATCGCGGATTGCCGCGCGCACGGCCTCCGAGCGGCTCGGGAAGTCGTCGACTTGCACGAGGAAGTCGAGTGCCCTCAGGTAGCGCGCGGGCAGGCGCAGCGTGATCTTTTCCGTGTCCGCATCCCGCATCTTGTTCGCCCCACCGCGTATGCCAAACCGACCCCGTTTGACAGACGAGTGTCGGGCGGAACGCCTCCTCGATATATAACGCTTGCTGGACCGTTTCACGGGAAGCGACCCCGGTTCGTATGGAGTTCACGCCCACGGCACTCGTCGATCAGGCGGAAGGCCCAACGGTTCATCGCCAGGAAACGGGCACCTTGTCCGTCCGGAACCGCTGGTCCACGACCGTGTCCCCAACCTTCATGCGGACGCCGCCCCGATGCATCTCCAATCCGGTCCACGCGATCATCGCACCGTTGTCGATGCACAGGTCGCCGGGGGGGACGAACATCTTCGCCCCGCGGTCGGAGGCCATCTGGCCCACCATCTCCTGCAGCCGCCGGTTGCGGGCGACGCCGCCACCGAGGAGGACTTCTTCCTTGCCGACGTGGGCCATCGCGCGCTCCGTGACCTCCGTGAGCATCGCGAAGGCGACCTCCTGGATCGAGAACGCCAGGTCCGCGACGGACGCGCCCTGCTTGCGGAGAGCCAGGGCGGCGGTCAGCATCCCGCTGAACGCGACGTCCATGCCCTTGACGCTGTACGGGAGCGCGAGGAGCTTCGATCCCTCGCGGGCGAGCTTCTCAAGGATCGGACCCCCGGGAAACGCGAGCCCGCACTCGCGCGCGAACTTGTCGAGCAGATTTCCCACGCCGATGTCGAGCGTCTCCCCGAAGACCCGATAGCGGCCGCGGGCGAACGCGATGACCTGCGTGTTGCCTCCGCTCACGTAGAGGAGGACGGGATCCTTCGCGTCCGTGACGCCCCGGCCAATCTCGAGGTGGGCGA
This genomic stretch from Thermoplasmata archaeon harbors:
- a CDS encoding ribbon-helix-helix domain-containing protein codes for the protein MRDADTEKITLRLPARYLRALDFLVQVDDFPSRSEAVRAAIRDFVYGRVEMVTEKLKKMQDAERTLAEAEAFKREYMEK
- a CDS encoding bifunctional N(6)-L-threonylcarbamoyladenine synthase/serine/threonine protein kinase; amino-acid sequence: MRALGIEGTAHTVGVGIVDEHCRILANVYDMIRPHQGGIHPREAANHHAELVVPLIAKAVDVAGIDLHDLDLVAFSQGPGLGPCLRTVATAARALALSLGVPILGVNHCVAHLEIGRGVTDAKDPVLLYVSGGNTQVIAFARGRYRVFGETLDIGVGNLLDKFARECGLAFPGGPILEKLAREGSKLLALPYSVKGMDVAFSGMLTAALALRKQGASVADLAFSIQEVAFAMLTEVTERAMAHVGKEEVLLGGGVARNRRLQEMVGQMASDRGAKMFVPPGDLCIDNGAMIAWTGLEMHRGGVRMKVGDTVVDQRFRTDKVPVSWR